From Leifsonia sp. fls2-241-R2A-40a, one genomic window encodes:
- a CDS encoding serine hydrolase has translation MTIQAQESARRARQANARRGRHRAPGSSESFSRGFDALGRLAVSGVQVSARATDLSTGAVLFSVDDHIVMPTASIGKVLLLVEVAARLQSGQLSPLAHLDRDPRDTAGESGIWQHLHVPSLPVADLAALVGATSDNLATNVLLRRVGLEAVSARTESLGLTRTALLDLVRDHRGPDDAPQLSVGSANELTWLFSALARGEIVNPATSQRVISWLSLNSDFSLVSSAFGLDPHSHRHPEHGILLVNKTGTDDGVRSEVGVLRGPRAGVTYAVSTYFDDTNLPERLSVIEGMRAVGLDLLEYVF, from the coding sequence GTGACGATCCAGGCTCAAGAGTCCGCCCGCCGGGCACGGCAGGCGAACGCCCGGCGCGGGAGGCACCGCGCCCCTGGATCGAGCGAGTCGTTCAGCCGCGGCTTCGACGCCCTCGGACGGCTCGCGGTCTCCGGCGTGCAGGTCTCCGCGCGTGCGACGGACCTCTCCACCGGCGCCGTCCTGTTCTCCGTGGACGACCACATCGTCATGCCGACGGCCAGCATCGGCAAGGTGCTGCTGCTCGTCGAGGTCGCCGCACGGCTCCAGTCGGGCCAGCTCAGCCCGCTCGCCCACCTCGACCGCGACCCGCGCGACACCGCCGGGGAGTCGGGCATCTGGCAGCACCTGCACGTTCCGTCGCTCCCCGTTGCGGACCTCGCCGCCCTCGTCGGTGCGACCAGCGACAACCTTGCGACGAACGTGCTCCTCCGCCGCGTGGGCTTGGAAGCCGTGAGCGCCCGCACCGAGTCGCTGGGTCTCACCCGGACCGCTCTGCTCGATCTGGTGCGCGACCACCGCGGTCCCGACGACGCGCCGCAGCTGTCCGTCGGAAGCGCGAACGAACTCACCTGGCTGTTCTCGGCGCTGGCCCGCGGCGAGATCGTGAACCCGGCCACCAGCCAGCGGGTCATCTCCTGGCTGTCGCTGAACAGCGACTTCTCGCTCGTCTCGAGTGCCTTCGGCCTCGACCCGCACTCGCACCGTCATCCCGAGCACGGCATCCTGCTGGTCAACAAGACCGGGACCGACGACGGCGTTCGCAGCGAAGTCGGCGTACTCCGCGGCCCGCGCGCCGGGGTCACCTACGCGGTGTCCACCTACTTCGACGACACGAACCTGCCCGAGCGGCTCAGCGTCATCGAGGGGATGCGCGCCGTCGGGCTGGACCTGCTGGAGTACGTGTTCTGA
- a CDS encoding M13-type metalloendopeptidase, which yields MTLDSGIHTDELDPATRPQDDLFRHVNGRWLDRTEIPADKARWGSFMILAEQSEAAVRDIVEQAQNADEGTEERKFGDLFTSFMDEERIDALGVEAIRDELTFASGVDSIPSLLETIGKLERRGLGGFYQLFVDNDPGDPERYLVFLEQSGISLPDESYFREESFAPVREAFVDHIQRMFELAGFDDAPQRAQRVFDLETAIASKHWDNVASRDSEKTYNLRSWAEAKAVFEGGAPAGQAADLDVWAQALGAPEGTLAEVVLRQPSFTAGLAELLTEDRLESWQDWLAWQVIHGAAPYLSGDFVEANFDFYGRTLTGTPQMRVRWKRGVSLVEGSMGEAVGRIYVEKHFPPAAKQQMDELVGNLIEAYRQSIGKLEWMGEETRKRALDKLEKFTPKIGYPVKWRDYSSLVIDPTDLIGNVRAAALFEFNRELGKIGSPIDRDEWFMTPQTINAYYNPGFNEIVFPAAILQFPFFDPNRDAAANYGAIGAVIGHEIGHGFDDQGSKFDGDGRLEDWWTEADRAAFEERTASLIEQYNALAPAQVPDHHVNGALTIGENIGDLGGLGIAWKAYLLSLDGQEPPVVDGLTGAERFFLSWAQAWQQKGRDAEVIRLLAIDPHSPNEFRCNQIVRNIDAFYETFEVAEGDRLWLAPDERVTIW from the coding sequence ATGACGCTCGACTCCGGCATCCACACCGACGAACTCGACCCGGCCACCCGTCCCCAGGACGACCTCTTCCGGCATGTGAACGGGAGGTGGCTCGACCGCACCGAGATCCCCGCCGACAAGGCACGCTGGGGCTCGTTCATGATCCTGGCGGAGCAGTCGGAGGCAGCGGTCCGCGACATCGTGGAGCAGGCGCAGAACGCCGACGAGGGCACCGAGGAGCGCAAGTTCGGCGACCTCTTCACGAGCTTCATGGACGAGGAGCGCATCGACGCGCTCGGCGTCGAGGCGATCCGCGACGAGCTGACCTTCGCGTCGGGCGTGGACAGCATCCCGAGCCTGCTGGAGACGATCGGCAAGCTGGAGCGCCGCGGCCTGGGCGGCTTCTACCAGCTGTTCGTCGACAACGACCCGGGCGACCCGGAGCGCTACCTGGTCTTCCTGGAGCAGTCCGGTATCTCGCTGCCCGACGAGTCGTACTTCCGCGAGGAGAGCTTCGCACCGGTGCGCGAGGCGTTCGTCGACCACATCCAGCGGATGTTCGAGCTCGCCGGATTCGACGACGCTCCCCAGCGGGCCCAGCGGGTGTTCGACCTCGAGACCGCGATCGCGTCGAAGCACTGGGACAACGTCGCGTCGCGCGACTCCGAGAAGACCTACAACCTGCGCTCCTGGGCGGAGGCGAAGGCCGTGTTCGAGGGCGGCGCACCCGCGGGGCAGGCCGCGGACCTGGACGTGTGGGCGCAGGCGCTCGGCGCTCCGGAGGGCACGCTGGCCGAGGTCGTGCTGCGGCAGCCGTCGTTCACCGCCGGCCTCGCAGAGCTGCTCACCGAGGACCGCCTCGAGTCGTGGCAGGACTGGCTGGCCTGGCAGGTCATCCACGGCGCGGCCCCCTACCTCTCCGGCGACTTCGTCGAGGCGAACTTCGACTTCTACGGACGCACGCTGACCGGCACGCCGCAGATGCGCGTCCGCTGGAAGCGCGGCGTCTCCCTCGTCGAGGGCTCCATGGGTGAGGCCGTCGGCCGCATCTACGTCGAGAAGCACTTCCCGCCGGCGGCGAAGCAGCAGATGGATGAGCTGGTCGGCAACCTCATCGAGGCCTACCGGCAGAGCATCGGGAAGCTCGAATGGATGGGCGAGGAGACCCGCAAGCGCGCTCTCGACAAGCTCGAGAAGTTCACTCCGAAGATCGGCTACCCGGTCAAGTGGCGCGACTACTCGAGCCTCGTGATCGACCCGACCGACCTGATCGGGAACGTGCGCGCGGCCGCCCTGTTCGAGTTCAACCGAGAGCTCGGCAAGATCGGTTCGCCGATCGACCGCGACGAGTGGTTCATGACTCCGCAGACGATCAACGCCTACTACAACCCCGGCTTCAACGAGATCGTCTTCCCTGCCGCCATCCTGCAGTTCCCGTTCTTCGACCCGAACCGGGATGCTGCCGCCAACTACGGCGCCATCGGCGCGGTCATCGGCCACGAGATCGGCCACGGGTTCGACGACCAGGGCTCCAAGTTCGACGGAGACGGCCGCCTCGAGGACTGGTGGACCGAAGCGGATCGTGCGGCCTTCGAGGAGCGCACCGCCAGCCTGATCGAGCAGTACAACGCCCTCGCGCCGGCGCAGGTGCCGGACCACCACGTCAACGGCGCGCTCACGATCGGCGAGAATATCGGCGACCTGGGCGGCCTGGGCATCGCCTGGAAGGCGTACCTGCTGTCGCTCGACGGCCAGGAGCCCCCGGTGGTCGACGGCCTCACCGGCGCCGAGCGCTTCTTCCTGTCGTGGGCGCAGGCGTGGCAGCAGAAGGGCCGGGATGCGGAGGTCATCCGCCTGCTCGCGATCGACCCGCACTCGCCGAACGAGTTCCGCTGCAACCAGATCGTCCGCAACATCGACGCGTTCTACGAGACGTTCGAGGTGGCCGAGGGCGACCGCCTCTGGCTGGCACCGGACGAGCGCGTCACCATCTGGTGA
- a CDS encoding glycine--tRNA ligase, with product MAAPSRLDSVITLAQHRGFVFPSGEIYGGTRSAWDYGPLGVELKENIKREWWNSFVRGRGDMVGLDSAIILPTAVWEASGHVQVFSDPLTESLITHKRYRADHLFEAYEAEHGHAPENGLDDIPDPDHPDKVGQWTPIRQFSGLMKTYLGVVDDESGLHYMRPETAQGIFTDFASVLQTSRKKPPFGIGQIGKAFRNEITPGNFIFRTREFEQMEIEYFVEPGTDEEWFDTWIDLAWNWFTELGIKPENIRRFEHPKDSLAHYSKRTIDIEYKFDFVGSEWGELMGVANRTDFDLKTHIEHSGKDLSYFDQNKNERYVPFVIEPSFGLTRALMAFLVDAYDEEQVPNAKGGTDKRTVLHLDPRLAPVKVAVLPLSRNEALSPLARGLADRLRKRRNVDFDDSGAIGRRYRRQDEIGTPLAVTVDFDSLEDDAVTVRDRDSMQQERIPLEGLDRYLAERLREI from the coding sequence ATGGCCGCACCGTCGAGACTGGATTCCGTCATCACGCTGGCTCAGCACCGCGGATTCGTCTTCCCCTCCGGCGAGATCTACGGCGGCACCCGATCTGCGTGGGATTACGGTCCCCTCGGCGTGGAGCTGAAGGAGAACATCAAGCGCGAGTGGTGGAACTCGTTCGTGCGCGGTCGCGGCGACATGGTCGGCCTCGACTCGGCGATCATCCTGCCGACGGCGGTGTGGGAGGCGTCCGGCCACGTCCAGGTGTTCAGCGACCCGCTCACCGAGTCGCTCATCACCCACAAGCGCTACCGCGCCGACCACCTCTTCGAGGCGTACGAGGCCGAGCACGGCCACGCGCCGGAGAACGGACTCGACGACATCCCGGACCCGGACCACCCGGACAAGGTGGGCCAGTGGACGCCGATCCGGCAGTTCTCGGGCCTCATGAAGACCTACCTCGGGGTCGTGGACGACGAGTCCGGCCTGCACTACATGCGGCCGGAGACCGCCCAGGGCATCTTCACCGACTTCGCCTCGGTGCTGCAGACCTCGCGCAAGAAGCCTCCGTTCGGCATCGGCCAGATCGGCAAGGCGTTCCGCAACGAGATCACGCCGGGGAACTTCATCTTCCGCACGCGTGAGTTCGAGCAGATGGAGATCGAGTACTTCGTCGAGCCCGGCACCGACGAGGAGTGGTTCGACACCTGGATCGACCTCGCCTGGAACTGGTTCACGGAGCTCGGCATCAAGCCGGAGAACATCCGCCGGTTCGAGCACCCGAAGGACTCGCTGGCCCACTACTCGAAGCGCACCATCGACATCGAGTACAAGTTCGACTTCGTCGGCAGCGAGTGGGGCGAGCTGATGGGTGTCGCCAACCGCACCGACTTCGACCTCAAGACCCACATCGAGCACTCGGGTAAAGACCTGAGCTACTTCGACCAGAACAAGAACGAGCGTTACGTGCCGTTCGTGATCGAGCCGTCGTTCGGCCTGACCCGCGCGCTGATGGCGTTCCTGGTCGACGCGTACGACGAGGAGCAGGTGCCGAACGCCAAGGGCGGCACCGACAAGCGCACCGTGCTGCACCTCGACCCGCGCCTGGCGCCGGTGAAAGTCGCGGTGCTCCCGCTCTCGCGCAACGAGGCGCTGTCGCCGCTGGCCCGCGGCCTCGCCGACCGCCTCCGCAAGCGCCGCAACGTCGACTTCGACGACTCGGGCGCGATCGGCCGCCGCTACCGTCGCCAGGACGAGATCGGCACCCCGCTCGCGGTGACGGTCGACTTCGACTCGCTCGAGGACGACGCCGTGACGGTCCGGGACCGCGACTCGATGCAGCAGGAGCGCATCCCGCTCGAGGGCCTCGACCGGTACCTCGCCGAGCGTCTCCGGGAGATCTGA
- a CDS encoding glutamyl-tRNA reductase yields the protein MLLCFSSSHRTADFDLLERLERHAPAITAALSEHSDIVSGSVVLATCNRFEAYLDIDEPLPAARAVSAEAVLDAVSAASGIDADTLRDASSVYSDHAVAEHLFAVTSGLESVVVGEGEIAGQVRRALESARGAGSVTSELERLFQIASRTSRGVKNRTGIMTAGRSLVRLSLDLAESRISDWGQTQVLLVGTGKYAGASLAALRDRGVTDVRVYSPSGRAPKFALSHDIAPVPADGLLDAIAESDLVVTCSAVTDYILTRPIVAEATARPGAVERRLVIDLGLPRNVDPAVAELSGVELLDLETISIHAPLEELQAADDARNIVDAAAAEYRARTAEQEVTPALVALRTHVFGVLDAEIERARRRGDDDGETERALRHLAGVLLHTPSVRARELARDGDAQAFIDGAAAVFGIEVDPLSVRPRLSAVDDESAAS from the coding sequence GTGCTTCTGTGCTTCTCGTCGAGTCACCGTACGGCGGACTTCGACCTCCTGGAACGGCTCGAGCGTCACGCTCCGGCCATCACAGCCGCACTCTCGGAGCACAGCGACATCGTCTCCGGCTCGGTGGTCCTCGCGACCTGCAACCGCTTCGAGGCGTACCTCGACATCGACGAGCCGCTGCCGGCCGCACGCGCGGTCTCGGCCGAGGCCGTGCTGGATGCGGTGAGCGCCGCCTCCGGGATCGACGCCGACACCCTGCGCGACGCGAGCTCGGTGTACAGCGACCACGCGGTCGCCGAGCACCTCTTCGCCGTGACCAGCGGACTCGAATCCGTCGTCGTCGGAGAGGGCGAGATCGCCGGCCAGGTGCGCCGGGCACTGGAGTCCGCCCGCGGTGCCGGTTCGGTCACCAGCGAGCTCGAGCGCCTGTTCCAGATCGCGTCCCGCACCTCCCGCGGCGTCAAGAATCGCACCGGCATCATGACGGCGGGGCGCTCGCTCGTCCGCCTGTCGCTCGATCTGGCCGAGAGCCGCATCAGCGACTGGGGGCAGACCCAGGTGCTGCTGGTGGGCACCGGCAAGTATGCGGGCGCCAGCCTCGCCGCGCTCCGCGACCGCGGGGTGACGGACGTGCGCGTGTACTCGCCCTCCGGGCGCGCCCCCAAGTTCGCGCTCTCGCACGACATCGCGCCCGTCCCCGCCGACGGTCTTCTGGACGCGATCGCCGAGAGCGACCTCGTCGTCACCTGCTCGGCCGTGACCGACTACATCCTCACCCGCCCGATCGTCGCCGAGGCGACCGCGCGGCCGGGAGCCGTCGAGCGTCGGCTCGTGATCGACCTCGGACTGCCGCGCAACGTCGACCCGGCGGTGGCCGAGCTCTCCGGCGTCGAGCTCCTCGACCTCGAGACCATCAGCATCCACGCTCCGCTGGAGGAGCTGCAGGCGGCCGACGACGCCCGGAACATCGTGGACGCCGCCGCCGCCGAGTACCGCGCCCGGACCGCCGAGCAGGAGGTCACTCCCGCCCTCGTCGCTCTCCGCACGCACGTCTTCGGCGTCCTCGACGCCGAGATCGAGCGGGCGCGCCGTCGCGGCGACGACGACGGGGAGACCGAGAGGGCGCTGCGTCACCTCGCCGGCGTCCTGCTCCACACGCCGTCCGTCCGTGCGCGGGAACTCGCCCGCGACGGCGACGCGCAGGCGTTCATCGACGGCGCCGCCGCCGTGTTCGGCATCGAGGTGGACCCGCTGAGCGTCCGCCCCCGACTCTCCGCTGTGGACGACGAGTCCGCGGCATCCTGA
- the hemE gene encoding uroporphyrinogen decarboxylase: protein MTTLAPSHPLSSGRTSSSPLVRAYQGERQEVTPVWFMRQAGRSLPEYRELRVGTRMLDACLDPAMASEITLQPVRRHGVDAGIFFSDIVVPLKLAGVEVEIVPGKGPVFAQAVRTAEDVARLTSIDPASLGEDVFAPIQEAVRLTIAELGTTPLIGFAGAPFTLAAYLVEGGPSKDHIRARTLMHADPEAWSRLMEWTADISGAFLRAQVLAGASAAQLFDSWAGSLSLHDYVALVAPASARALSHVRDLTYELPEAGTATVEGEEPAIDAVVRNVPLVHFGVGTGELLKAMHEAGADAVGVDYRIPLDEASRRLGHVVPVQGNVDPAMLDAPWPVLEAHVRDVLDRGREAPAHVLNLGHGVPPETDPTVLTRVVELVHGWRPE from the coding sequence GTGACCACCCTCGCGCCCTCCCATCCGCTTTCCTCCGGCCGCACCTCGTCCAGCCCGCTCGTCCGGGCGTATCAGGGCGAGCGTCAGGAGGTGACGCCGGTCTGGTTCATGCGCCAGGCGGGGCGTTCGCTGCCCGAGTACCGCGAGCTGCGGGTCGGCACCCGCATGCTCGACGCGTGCCTCGACCCGGCGATGGCGAGCGAGATCACGCTGCAGCCGGTCCGTCGCCACGGTGTCGACGCCGGCATCTTCTTCAGCGACATCGTCGTGCCGCTGAAGCTCGCGGGCGTCGAGGTCGAGATCGTGCCCGGCAAAGGTCCGGTGTTCGCCCAGGCCGTCCGGACCGCCGAGGACGTCGCGCGTCTGACGTCGATCGACCCCGCGTCCCTCGGCGAGGACGTCTTCGCGCCGATCCAGGAGGCCGTCCGTCTGACGATCGCCGAGCTCGGCACCACGCCGCTCATCGGCTTCGCCGGCGCTCCGTTCACCCTCGCCGCCTACCTCGTCGAGGGCGGCCCGTCCAAGGACCACATCCGCGCCCGGACGCTGATGCACGCCGACCCGGAGGCCTGGTCGCGCCTGATGGAGTGGACGGCCGACATCTCGGGCGCCTTCCTGCGCGCGCAGGTGCTCGCCGGTGCGAGCGCCGCCCAGCTGTTCGACTCGTGGGCCGGATCCCTGTCGCTGCACGACTACGTGGCGTTGGTCGCGCCCGCATCCGCCCGCGCGCTCTCGCACGTCCGCGACCTCACCTACGAGCTTCCGGAGGCCGGAACCGCGACGGTGGAGGGCGAGGAGCCCGCCATCGACGCCGTCGTTCGCAACGTCCCGCTCGTCCACTTCGGTGTCGGGACGGGCGAGCTGCTCAAGGCCATGCACGAGGCGGGGGCGGACGCCGTCGGCGTGGACTACCGGATCCCCCTCGATGAGGCGAGCCGCCGACTTGGGCATGTCGTCCCGGTGCAGGGCAACGTCGATCCCGCGATGCTGGATGCGCCCTGGCCGGTGCTGGAGGCGCACGTCCGCGACGTCCTCGACCGCGGCCGCGAGGCGCCGGCGCACGTGCTGAACCTCGGCCACGGCGTCCCGCCGGAGACCGACCCCACCGTGCTGACCCGGGTGGTCGAGCTGGTCCACGGGTGGCGACCCGAGTGA
- a CDS encoding NAD-dependent epimerase/dehydratase family protein, with product MTDTTRTAMIIGGTGQIGSAVARRLALDGWSVLLAHRGGHHGDTELAELEVTSIRLDRDDTESLLDRARGHDLVLDTVAYEPRHADQLAQLTGDVGSLVVISTGSVYVGANGGYLDVVTGPDDFPDYPVPLRETDPTVDNRERTYSPLKAELERRLLAVDDLPVSILRPGAIQGPFSPALREWFFIKRALDGRRRIVLSDGGTNRFSTSSTVNIAELVALCAEHPGRRILNAVDTDDLSVAEIAQTVFDTLGHEAEIVTFPGPPVDAVGSTPWTVAHPLLLSMAAATVELGYRQPVSYAEAVASTIDWAVREVRAAERREEGWEAVFPGLVERARTDRWFDYDAEDAFLSGR from the coding sequence ATGACCGACACGACGCGCACGGCCATGATCATCGGCGGCACGGGCCAGATCGGCTCGGCGGTCGCCCGGCGCCTCGCGCTCGACGGCTGGTCGGTGCTCCTCGCCCACCGAGGCGGCCATCACGGCGATACCGAACTCGCCGAGCTGGAGGTGACCAGCATCCGGCTGGATCGCGACGACACCGAGTCCCTTCTCGACCGGGCACGCGGGCATGACCTGGTGCTCGACACCGTCGCGTACGAACCCCGCCATGCCGATCAGTTGGCGCAGCTGACGGGCGACGTCGGTTCGCTCGTGGTCATCTCGACCGGATCCGTCTACGTAGGCGCGAACGGGGGCTACCTCGACGTCGTCACCGGGCCGGACGACTTCCCCGACTACCCGGTCCCCCTGCGCGAGACCGACCCCACCGTCGACAACCGCGAGCGGACGTACTCGCCGCTCAAGGCGGAACTCGAACGACGGCTGCTCGCCGTGGACGACCTGCCGGTGAGCATCCTGCGGCCCGGCGCCATCCAGGGGCCGTTCAGTCCGGCCCTCCGCGAGTGGTTCTTCATCAAACGCGCACTCGACGGACGACGCCGGATCGTGCTCTCCGACGGCGGGACCAATCGCTTCAGCACATCATCGACGGTGAACATCGCAGAACTCGTGGCATTGTGCGCCGAGCATCCCGGCCGGCGCATCCTGAACGCGGTCGACACGGACGACCTGAGCGTGGCCGAGATCGCGCAGACCGTGTTCGACACGCTCGGCCACGAGGCCGAGATCGTCACGTTCCCCGGTCCCCCGGTGGACGCGGTGGGGAGTACCCCCTGGACGGTCGCGCATCCCCTGCTCCTCAGCATGGCCGCCGCGACCGTCGAACTCGGCTACCGGCAGCCCGTGAGCTACGCGGAGGCGGTGGCCTCCACCATCGACTGGGCGGTGCGCGAGGTGCGGGCCGCCGAGCGGCGGGAGGAAGGCTGGGAGGCGGTCTTCCCCGGCCTCGTGGAGCGCGCCCGCACCGACCGGTGGTTCGACTACGACGCGGAGGACGCCTTCCTAAGCGGCCGCTGA
- a CDS encoding DUF2156 domain-containing protein has translation MCRPERAERTIAEFVQFCDANSWVPVFYSIHGQYLPVFEALGWPTMSVGEETLMHPQTFDLVGKPWQKVRQAHNRGIKAQLTTLWTRWEDLSPLIQTQITAVSEQWVSEKELPEMGFTLGGIDELKDPDVRLYLAFAPDGTLQAVTSWLPSWRDGRVVGYTIDFMRRADGSMPGIMEFIIASAAQHMREDGVEVLSLSGAPLAQKPATEGEPEDEQTTMDRLLGFLARTLEPAYGFASLFTFKSKFNPTYETIYMAYPDQVALPAIGNAIGKAYLPDANAREYVALARTLIR, from the coding sequence GTGTGCCGCCCGGAGCGTGCCGAACGCACCATCGCCGAGTTCGTCCAGTTCTGCGACGCCAACAGCTGGGTCCCGGTGTTCTACAGCATCCACGGCCAGTACCTGCCGGTGTTCGAGGCTCTCGGCTGGCCCACGATGTCGGTCGGCGAGGAGACGCTGATGCACCCGCAGACCTTCGACCTGGTGGGCAAGCCGTGGCAGAAGGTGCGGCAGGCCCACAACCGCGGAATCAAGGCGCAGCTCACCACCCTCTGGACGCGGTGGGAGGACCTCTCGCCGCTCATCCAGACGCAGATCACCGCCGTGAGCGAGCAGTGGGTCTCGGAGAAGGAGCTGCCCGAGATGGGCTTCACCCTCGGCGGCATCGACGAGCTCAAGGACCCGGATGTGCGGCTCTACCTGGCGTTCGCGCCGGACGGCACGCTTCAGGCTGTCACCAGCTGGCTGCCCAGCTGGCGCGACGGACGCGTCGTGGGGTACACGATCGACTTCATGCGCCGGGCGGACGGATCCATGCCCGGCATCATGGAGTTCATCATCGCGTCCGCCGCGCAGCACATGCGCGAGGACGGCGTCGAAGTCCTGAGCCTCTCCGGCGCCCCGCTCGCGCAGAAGCCCGCGACGGAGGGTGAGCCGGAGGACGAACAGACGACGATGGACCGGCTGCTCGGCTTCCTGGCCCGGACGCTGGAGCCCGCGTACGGATTCGCGTCGCTCTTCACGTTCAAGAGCAAGTTCAACCCGACGTACGAGACCATCTACATGGCCTACCCCGACCAGGTGGCGCTGCCCGCGATCGGGAACGCCATCGGCAAGGCCTACCTGCCGGACGCGAACGCGCGCGAGTACGTCGCACTCGCGCGCACGCTCATCCGGTAG
- a CDS encoding alpha/beta fold hydrolase produces the protein MDPLSIRIVDGPVLPTFLVLSGAAVLYLLLRRPTTRWVITALLGILGGAVVAVGVYALLNAVDAFGSPLPSEVAFWAMGMFAAIGLAVVNLWRSRWWRKLVAAVGILLFAITGGLGINAYYGLDPTLGSLFGYTDAGSIRIGQHTSTADPAGPLYETWKPPADLPAKGQQGSQVIPSAGFAARPAGIYLPPAALVKNPPPLPVVLFMMGYPGNPDPSYIGGVLDTFAAAHEGLAPIAVVADQIGTQGDPACADSRTFGTAETYITDEVPAWIRSHLNVLQDPKYWTIGGYSNGGACAFKYAAQYPDRFGSLLVVSGDEYPGVEIQQQTIDQVFGGDAAAFERAKPTSILAANPGRYSAMTAVFTVGGNDPTFVPGVQRDAAAAQAAGMQTTFSVVPGAGHVVDALDGGLTKDFDILYPVLGLSPP, from the coding sequence GTGGATCCGCTCAGCATCCGCATCGTCGACGGGCCTGTCCTCCCGACCTTCCTCGTACTGAGCGGCGCCGCCGTGCTGTACCTCCTTCTCCGGCGCCCGACCACGCGGTGGGTGATCACGGCGCTGCTCGGGATCCTCGGCGGGGCGGTCGTCGCGGTCGGCGTGTACGCCCTCCTCAACGCCGTGGATGCCTTCGGGTCGCCGCTGCCGAGCGAGGTCGCGTTCTGGGCCATGGGGATGTTCGCCGCGATCGGGCTGGCCGTCGTCAACCTGTGGCGGTCGCGGTGGTGGCGGAAACTCGTCGCCGCGGTCGGCATCCTGCTGTTCGCCATCACCGGTGGCCTGGGCATCAACGCCTACTACGGGCTCGACCCGACCCTGGGCTCCCTCTTCGGCTACACGGATGCGGGCAGCATCCGCATCGGTCAGCACACCAGCACCGCAGACCCGGCGGGGCCGCTCTACGAGACGTGGAAGCCGCCCGCCGACCTGCCGGCGAAGGGGCAGCAGGGCAGCCAGGTCATCCCGTCGGCCGGGTTCGCCGCACGTCCCGCCGGGATCTACCTGCCGCCGGCGGCGCTCGTGAAGAACCCGCCGCCGCTGCCCGTGGTGCTGTTCATGATGGGGTACCCCGGCAACCCGGATCCGAGCTACATCGGCGGGGTGCTCGACACCTTCGCCGCGGCGCATGAGGGCTTGGCGCCCATCGCGGTTGTCGCCGACCAGATCGGAACGCAGGGCGACCCCGCCTGCGCCGACTCCCGGACCTTCGGCACGGCCGAAACGTACATCACGGACGAGGTGCCTGCGTGGATCCGCTCGCACCTGAACGTTCTTCAGGACCCGAAGTACTGGACGATCGGCGGCTACTCGAACGGCGGCGCGTGCGCGTTCAAATACGCGGCCCAGTACCCGGACCGCTTCGGCAGTCTCCTGGTCGTCTCGGGTGACGAGTACCCGGGGGTGGAGATCCAGCAGCAGACCATCGACCAGGTCTTCGGAGGCGACGCCGCAGCGTTCGAGCGCGCGAAGCCAACGTCCATCCTCGCCGCGAATCCCGGCCGCTACTCCGCCATGACCGCCGTCTTCACGGTCGGCGGGAACGACCCGACGTTCGTCCCCGGAGTGCAGCGCGACGCCGCCGCGGCGCAGGCCGCGGGCATGCAGACGACGTTCTCCGTCGTACCGGGCGCCGGTCACGTGGTGGACGCGCTGGACGGCGGCCTGACCAAGGACTTCGACATCCTCTACCCTGTCCTCGGACTGAGCCCACCGTGA
- a CDS encoding GNAT family protein, whose translation MSDEATTTSTIPPHGATSLPYAAEQLRTERLLLRPLNTGDLEDAHSYEKLKDVVRYLYWEVHDHDESAEHLRKRIAMNRLAENGDGIVYAVELFDAEGGPSRVIGHISLFLKNATWGKFEMGWVFHPAVHGRGYATEAADRVLELCFESLGAHRVFAQLDARNDTSARLCENLGMRQEALLRETEIFKGEWSDTAVYAILEQEFRAGR comes from the coding sequence GTGAGCGACGAAGCCACCACGACCAGCACCATCCCGCCGCACGGCGCGACCAGCCTCCCCTACGCCGCTGAGCAGCTGCGGACCGAACGTCTTCTCCTGCGTCCGCTGAACACGGGCGACCTCGAGGACGCGCACTCCTACGAGAAGCTGAAGGACGTCGTCCGCTACCTGTACTGGGAGGTGCACGACCACGACGAGTCGGCCGAGCACCTGCGCAAGCGCATCGCGATGAACCGCCTGGCCGAGAACGGCGACGGCATCGTCTACGCGGTCGAGCTGTTCGACGCGGAGGGCGGACCCAGCCGGGTGATCGGCCACATCAGCCTCTTCCTGAAGAACGCGACCTGGGGCAAGTTCGAGATGGGCTGGGTCTTCCACCCGGCGGTGCACGGCCGCGGCTACGCCACGGAAGCTGCCGACCGCGTGCTCGAGCTGTGCTTCGAATCCCTCGGCGCACACCGGGTCTTCGCCCAGCTCGACGCCCGCAACGACACCTCCGCGCGCCTCTGCGAGAACCTCGGGATGCGTCAGGAAGCGCTGCTGCGCGAGACGGAGATCTTCAAGGGCGAGTGGTCGGACACCGCGGTGTACGCCATCCTCGAGCAGGAGTTCCGCGCCGGGCGCTGA